In one window of Pyramidobacter porci DNA:
- a CDS encoding RidA family protein — translation MKSAVATTKAPGAIGPYSQGIATDSMVYTSGQLGLTPDGKLPETIEEQTMQSLENVKAVLEAAGSSMDKVVKTTVFLKDMNDFAVMNGIYAQYFKEPFPARSAVQIAKLPKDGKVEIEVVAVK, via the coding sequence ATGAAAAGCGCAGTTGCAACGACAAAGGCTCCCGGCGCCATCGGCCCCTATTCGCAGGGCATCGCCACCGATTCCATGGTCTATACCTCCGGCCAGCTCGGCCTGACGCCCGACGGCAAACTGCCCGAGACGATCGAGGAACAGACCATGCAGTCGCTCGAGAACGTCAAGGCTGTGCTCGAAGCTGCCGGCAGCTCGATGGACAAGGTCGTCAAGACCACCGTCTTCCTCAAGGACATGAACGACTTCGCCGTCATGAACGGCATCTACGCCCAGTACTTCAAGGAGCCGTTCCCCGCCCGCAGCGCCGTGCAGATCGCCAAGCTGCCCAAGGACGGCAAGGTCGAGATCGAGGTCGTGGCCGTCAAGTAG
- a CDS encoding YitT family protein, translating into MDKRLKIGGLALRAACRRELATFLNVTVGTLLICLCIAALIEPYQFASTGVTGVGLITNYLWGISPVWVLTGGNALLLAWGWKALSPRFALWTLYNTLLTTLALPLFEMFRYPLISNTILAALFGGVVGGLGMGILFREGASSGGMDVAAAVAKKRWGVDVGSASFFVNVGILVLSFVAVDFERVLMGAFSLYVESVVIDWVIKSFDRRTQVMVISAKTGEITRFIMDSLERTATLVAAKGAYRRAPMEMIMVILTRRQAVELKRFVRSIDPGAFLILSDVSEVVGEGFKKWEAS; encoded by the coding sequence ATGGATAAACGGTTGAAAATCGGCGGACTGGCGCTTCGGGCGGCCTGCCGGCGGGAACTGGCGACGTTTTTGAACGTCACCGTCGGCACGCTGCTCATCTGCCTCTGCATCGCCGCGCTGATCGAACCCTACCAGTTCGCCAGCACCGGCGTGACCGGCGTCGGCCTGATCACCAACTACCTCTGGGGGATTTCGCCCGTCTGGGTGCTCACCGGCGGCAACGCGCTGCTGCTTGCCTGGGGTTGGAAAGCCCTGTCGCCGCGCTTCGCGCTCTGGACGCTGTACAACACCCTGCTTACCACCCTGGCGCTGCCGCTGTTCGAGATGTTCCGTTATCCGCTGATCAGCAACACGATCCTGGCCGCGCTGTTCGGCGGCGTCGTCGGCGGCCTCGGCATGGGCATCCTCTTTCGCGAAGGCGCTTCGTCCGGCGGCATGGACGTGGCGGCGGCCGTGGCGAAAAAACGCTGGGGCGTGGACGTCGGCTCGGCGTCGTTCTTCGTCAACGTCGGCATCCTCGTGCTGTCCTTCGTGGCCGTCGATTTCGAGCGCGTCCTCATGGGAGCTTTCAGCCTCTACGTGGAATCCGTCGTCATCGACTGGGTGATCAAATCGTTCGACCGCCGCACGCAGGTCATGGTCATCAGCGCCAAGACCGGCGAGATCACCCGTTTCATCATGGACTCGCTGGAGCGCACAGCCACGCTCGTGGCCGCCAAAGGAGCGTATCGCCGCGCCCCCATGGAAATGATCATGGTCATCCTCACGCGCCGTCAGGCCGTGGAACTGAAGCGCTTCGTGCGCTCCATCGACCCGGGCGCGTTCCTGATCCTCAGCGACGTCTCCGAAGTCGTCGGCGAAGGTTTCAAGAAGTGGGAAGCGTCCTAG
- a CDS encoding lactate utilization protein: MPCEKFIANLRRNRFQAVYFAAAAAAADYLASRVRGKTVGFGDSHTLLEMGLVERLRERNVVYDPTPLSGAEFKAAADRAMTADVFMLSVNAAAETGELVNIDSSGNRVAGSLWGHEKVYFVFSANKIEPTLEAAIFRARNTAAVINASRFGFKTPCAARGDRCYDCSSPDRICNTLVVYMKKEKSMDMEAVIVGEKLGY; this comes from the coding sequence ATGCCCTGTGAAAAATTCATCGCCAATTTACGCCGCAACCGTTTTCAGGCCGTCTATTTCGCCGCCGCCGCAGCGGCCGCCGACTATCTGGCTTCCCGCGTGCGCGGCAAAACGGTGGGCTTCGGCGACTCGCACACGCTGCTGGAGATGGGGCTGGTCGAACGCCTGCGCGAGCGCAACGTCGTTTACGATCCCACGCCGCTTTCCGGCGCGGAGTTCAAGGCCGCGGCGGACCGGGCCATGACGGCGGACGTCTTCATGCTGTCGGTCAACGCCGCCGCGGAAACGGGTGAACTGGTCAACATCGACAGTTCAGGCAACCGCGTCGCCGGCTCACTGTGGGGGCACGAAAAAGTCTATTTCGTCTTCAGCGCCAACAAGATCGAGCCGACGCTGGAGGCGGCGATTTTCCGCGCCCGCAACACGGCGGCGGTGATCAACGCCTCGCGCTTCGGCTTCAAGACGCCGTGCGCCGCCAGAGGAGACAGATGTTACGACTGCTCGTCGCCCGACCGCATCTGCAACACGCTGGTCGTGTACATGAAAAAGGAGAAGTCGATGGACATGGAGGCGGTGATCGTCGGCGAAAAATTGGGGTACTGA
- a CDS encoding DUF2207 domain-containing protein — protein MNARRFPFAWFLSLLGALCLGGAVQAAGSAPRRERILRFDVGATVNEDASLTVREDLEFVAMGIKISRGIVRGIPVRYRDENGRPVAVGLKVLSTSVDGIELPWKESNEGRGRFIRIGDPARTLSPGVHRLSLTYRTTKQLGFFADHDELYWNVTGNDWDLPIQSVSFRLALPGKAAGDGFNRVAWYAGHYGSTSSDGARLDDSRAVLTTRPLQPGEGLTVVYSWPKGVVAAPQPSFGERFEDFVSAHGDAIARGLMWAGAALAASCLTWGALRARGEHSGEITVIPLFHAPRGMTPSLARRLTRGTDDFASLSAELIALAVNGALKISGDRRGGYRLEKAGGAPSDGLPAALMGALFPSSSQEALNVTNAHRKRFEKSLELIKGDAQKRAEGNFLDRRAPLRRAYSALLAGAAATGALFLLTEAVSAEWGAVSLLLGALALLSLRYARREPTLAPRSFARSLRNGFSLKGFFAAQAGVFVAALLATAAAHSSDRPLVFAGAVLALLGLPLGKKLIFWTDKGRKQFEQALGLKMFITAAEKDRLEMLNAPDDTPQLFEELLPYAVAMNCAATWANRFEKVLAAAAWQPVWNDSPAWRSSTAHALWRSDGIAHGLSDFSKGFSSSLGAAARAPGSSSGSRGGSGGGFSGGGGGGGGGRGW, from the coding sequence ATGAACGCCCGCCGTTTTCCCTTCGCGTGGTTTCTCTCGCTGCTTGGCGCGCTTTGCCTCGGCGGCGCGGTGCAGGCGGCAGGAAGCGCGCCGCGGCGCGAGCGCATCCTCCGCTTCGACGTCGGCGCCACGGTCAACGAAGACGCTTCGCTGACCGTGCGCGAAGACCTCGAGTTCGTCGCCATGGGAATCAAGATCAGCCGCGGCATCGTTCGCGGCATCCCCGTCCGCTATCGCGACGAGAACGGCCGTCCCGTCGCCGTGGGGCTGAAGGTGCTGTCCACCTCCGTCGATGGGATCGAACTGCCGTGGAAAGAGTCGAACGAAGGGCGCGGCCGTTTTATCCGCATCGGCGATCCCGCTCGGACGCTTTCACCCGGCGTCCACCGTCTGTCGCTGACCTACCGCACCACCAAGCAGCTGGGGTTTTTCGCCGACCACGACGAGCTGTACTGGAACGTGACCGGCAACGACTGGGATCTCCCCATTCAAAGCGTCTCGTTCCGCCTCGCCCTGCCGGGCAAGGCCGCGGGCGATGGATTCAACCGCGTCGCATGGTACGCGGGACACTACGGCAGCACGTCGAGCGACGGCGCGCGCCTCGACGATTCCCGCGCCGTTCTCACGACGCGCCCTCTGCAGCCCGGCGAAGGACTGACCGTCGTGTATTCGTGGCCGAAAGGCGTCGTCGCGGCGCCGCAGCCTTCCTTCGGCGAGCGCTTCGAGGATTTCGTCTCCGCCCACGGCGACGCCATCGCCAGAGGGCTGATGTGGGCCGGCGCGGCGCTGGCCGCATCCTGCCTCACTTGGGGCGCGCTGCGCGCCCGCGGCGAGCACAGCGGCGAAATCACCGTGATCCCGCTCTTTCACGCGCCCAGGGGCATGACGCCCTCGCTGGCGCGGCGCCTCACGCGCGGGACCGACGACTTTGCCAGCCTCAGCGCCGAGCTGATCGCCCTAGCGGTAAACGGCGCGCTGAAAATCAGCGGCGACCGGCGCGGCGGCTACCGCCTCGAAAAGGCCGGCGGCGCGCCGTCCGACGGATTGCCCGCCGCGCTGATGGGCGCGCTCTTCCCTTCTTCCTCCCAGGAAGCGCTGAACGTGACCAACGCCCATCGCAAACGTTTCGAAAAGTCGCTCGAACTGATCAAAGGCGACGCCCAAAAACGCGCCGAAGGCAACTTTCTTGACCGGCGTGCGCCGCTGCGCCGCGCTTATTCAGCTTTGCTGGCCGGCGCGGCGGCAACGGGGGCGTTGTTCCTGCTGACCGAGGCCGTCTCCGCCGAGTGGGGAGCCGTCAGCCTGCTCCTGGGCGCGCTGGCGCTCCTGTCGCTGCGGTATGCGCGGCGAGAGCCCACGCTCGCGCCGCGAAGCTTCGCGCGCTCGCTGCGGAACGGCTTCAGCCTGAAGGGCTTCTTTGCGGCGCAGGCAGGCGTCTTCGTTGCGGCATTGCTGGCGACGGCCGCGGCGCACAGCAGCGACCGTCCCCTGGTCTTCGCGGGCGCGGTGCTGGCGCTGCTGGGACTGCCGCTGGGTAAAAAGCTGATCTTCTGGACGGACAAAGGACGGAAACAGTTCGAGCAGGCGCTGGGACTGAAAATGTTCATCACCGCCGCGGAAAAAGACCGCCTGGAGATGCTGAACGCCCCCGACGATACGCCGCAGCTCTTCGAGGAACTGCTCCCCTACGCCGTCGCCATGAACTGCGCCGCAACGTGGGCCAACCGCTTCGAAAAAGTCCTCGCCGCGGCCGCCTGGCAGCCGGTGTGGAACGACAGCCCCGCCTGGCGCTCGAGCACCGCGCACGCCCTTTGGAGAAGCGACGGCATCGCCCACGGGCTGAGCGACTTCTCCAAAGGCTTCTCTTCCAGCCTCGGCGCCGCCGCGCGCGCCCCCGGTTCGTCTTCGGGGAGCAGAGGCGGCTCCGGCGGCGGATTTTCCGGAGGCGGCGGGGGTGGAGGCGGCGGACGCGGGTGGTAG
- a CDS encoding 3-oxoacid CoA-transferase subunit B: protein MLPVLNEDVVRNRIAKRIALEFEDGDVVNLGIGIPTLVSNFVPEGRRLIIQTENGCLGAGPEPEHKDYRFIGAGGRFLTPLPGCSFFGSDMSFGLIRGGHVDATVLGTLEVDQEGDLANWIIPGKLLPGMGGAMDLVVGAKRVIVATTHCDKKGHSKILKKCRLPLTAVGVVSLIVTEFAVFSIKDGRMTLLEIAPEVTKEDVRAHTEADYAEAESITQMKGTEVSETEAVK, encoded by the coding sequence ATGCTGCCCGTACTTAACGAAGACGTCGTCCGCAATCGTATTGCCAAACGCATCGCTCTGGAGTTTGAAGACGGCGACGTGGTCAATCTCGGCATCGGCATCCCCACGCTGGTCTCCAACTTTGTGCCCGAAGGACGCCGTCTCATCATTCAGACTGAAAACGGCTGTCTCGGCGCTGGCCCTGAGCCCGAGCATAAAGATTACCGCTTTATCGGCGCCGGCGGACGCTTCCTCACGCCGCTGCCCGGCTGCTCGTTCTTCGGCAGCGACATGAGCTTCGGCCTGATCCGCGGCGGACATGTCGACGCCACCGTTCTCGGCACGCTGGAAGTCGATCAGGAAGGCGACCTCGCCAACTGGATCATCCCCGGCAAACTGCTGCCCGGCATGGGCGGAGCGATGGATCTCGTCGTCGGCGCCAAACGCGTCATCGTCGCCACCACCCACTGCGATAAAAAAGGACATTCCAAAATCCTCAAAAAGTGCCGCCTGCCCCTGACGGCGGTAGGCGTGGTTTCCCTGATCGTCACAGAGTTCGCCGTGTTCTCCATTAAAGACGGCAGAATGACCCTGCTGGAAATCGCGCCCGAAGTGACCAAGGAAGACGTCCGCGCTCACACCGAAGCGGACTATGCCGAGGCTGAAAGCATCACGCAGATGAAAGGCACGGAAGTGTCAGAAACGGAGGCGGTGAAATAA
- a CDS encoding TrkH family potassium uptake protein, which yields MNFRVVLFVLSLIGSIVSGSMFLPAAWAWFDGTPDAAVLLRCALFSLAACVALALVTRPSRKSAPGHSDIGVREAFAIVSFSWVVASAIGALPYALYGTTANFTDAFFEAMSGFTTTGASILSNIEENPRGILLWRALTHWLGGMGIIVLSLTILPFIGGGGMQLFKAESPGPLPEKLTPRLQQTAAILWEIYIFLTALEVVALMLCGASFYEGVTHAFATVATGGFSIYNDSIAHFRSPAVEWVVAAFTFLAGVNFSLHYLFLRGSFGAYFKDDEFRWYVRIILIVAAAVACSALWSRPDMPFGQALRHAAFQTVTLMTTTGFMVTDTLQWPYFAQMALLAIMLVGGCAGSTSGGVKVVRFMIAARHAKNDMIRTLQPHRVLCVRVNGKPQESRLISSVLSFFVCYIVILIAVSLFLAALGIDLLSSFSGALACVSNVGPGLGAFGPASNYASVPAAGKWALAFAMLVGRLELTTVLLLFVPDTWRR from the coding sequence ATGAACTTCCGCGTCGTTCTCTTCGTGCTCTCGCTGATCGGTTCGATCGTCTCCGGCAGCATGTTCCTGCCCGCCGCCTGGGCGTGGTTCGACGGCACGCCCGACGCCGCCGTACTGCTGCGCTGCGCGCTCTTCTCGCTGGCCGCCTGCGTCGCGCTCGCGCTGGTCACGCGCCCTTCGCGCAAAAGCGCTCCCGGCCACAGCGACATCGGCGTGCGCGAGGCGTTCGCCATCGTCTCCTTCTCGTGGGTCGTGGCCTCCGCCATCGGCGCGCTGCCTTACGCGCTCTACGGCACGACGGCGAACTTCACCGACGCGTTCTTCGAGGCCATGTCGGGCTTCACCACCACGGGAGCGTCCATCCTTTCCAACATCGAAGAAAATCCCCGCGGCATCCTGCTCTGGCGCGCGCTCACGCATTGGCTCGGCGGCATGGGCATCATCGTCCTCAGCCTCACCATTCTGCCTTTCATCGGCGGAGGCGGCATGCAGCTTTTCAAGGCCGAGTCGCCGGGGCCGCTGCCGGAAAAACTCACGCCCCGCCTGCAGCAGACCGCCGCGATCCTGTGGGAGATCTACATCTTCCTCACCGCGCTGGAAGTCGTCGCGCTGATGCTGTGCGGCGCCTCGTTCTACGAGGGCGTCACCCACGCCTTCGCTACCGTCGCCACCGGCGGGTTCTCCATCTACAACGACAGCATCGCCCACTTCCGCAGTCCCGCCGTCGAGTGGGTCGTCGCTGCGTTCACGTTTCTGGCCGGCGTCAACTTTTCGCTGCACTATCTGTTCCTGCGCGGCAGCTTCGGCGCGTATTTCAAAGACGACGAGTTCCGCTGGTACGTCCGCATCATCCTGATCGTCGCCGCGGCCGTCGCCTGCTCGGCGCTGTGGAGCAGGCCGGACATGCCGTTCGGTCAGGCGCTGCGCCATGCCGCCTTTCAGACGGTGACGCTGATGACCACGACCGGATTCATGGTCACCGACACGCTGCAGTGGCCGTATTTCGCCCAGATGGCGCTGCTGGCGATCATGCTCGTCGGCGGCTGCGCCGGCTCCACTTCGGGCGGCGTCAAGGTGGTGCGCTTCATGATCGCCGCGCGCCACGCCAAAAACGACATGATCCGCACGCTCCAGCCTCACCGCGTGCTCTGTGTGCGCGTCAACGGCAAGCCGCAGGAAAGCCGTCTGATCAGTTCGGTGCTCTCGTTCTTCGTCTGCTACATCGTCATCCTCATCGCCGTCAGCCTGTTTTTGGCGGCGCTGGGCATCGACCTGCTCTCGTCCTTTTCGGGCGCTCTGGCCTGCGTCAGCAACGTCGGCCCCGGGCTGGGCGCCTTCGGCCCCGCCAGCAACTACGCCTCCGTCCCCGCCGCCGGCAAATGGGCTCTGGCTTTCGCCATGCTCGTCGGCCGCCTGGAGCTCACCACCGTGCTGCTGCTGTTCGTCCCCGACACGTGGAGGAGGTAA
- a CDS encoding thiolase family protein produces the protein MSNPVIISAARTAGGKFGGALSKMSGPELGAIALKAAVQRAGVRGEDIDEVILGTGWQAGVGANPARIAMYGAGISSSVPAFTVNIRCGSGLRTIMLAADRIRLGDAKVIVAGGMESASNVPYLLPKARWGYRMGEQKVLDALHKDGFFCPVAQHLMGELCEEIAAEYKISRREQDEFALASHQKAAAAAAAGLFKDEIVPVAVKDKKMGEIVCDTDEIFRADTSLEKLAKLPPIYKKDGGTITAGSSSALCDNGAIVIVADREWAKERGLEPLAEILGYSVAALDAERFPLGPVVAMPKALSKAGLKLSDMDLIEINEAFAAQVIACHREMPFDMEKLNVHGGAIALGHPIGATGAKIATTLINALGQQGKELGIASACIGGGQGVAMVVRRI, from the coding sequence ATGAGCAACCCCGTTATTATCAGCGCAGCGCGTACGGCCGGGGGAAAGTTCGGCGGCGCGCTTTCCAAGATGAGCGGCCCAGAATTGGGTGCCATCGCACTCAAAGCGGCAGTTCAGCGTGCCGGCGTCAGAGGCGAGGACATTGACGAAGTGATCCTCGGCACCGGCTGGCAGGCCGGCGTCGGCGCCAACCCCGCCCGTATCGCCATGTACGGCGCCGGCATCTCCAGCTCCGTTCCCGCGTTCACCGTGAACATCCGTTGCGGCTCCGGCCTGCGCACCATCATGCTGGCGGCCGACCGCATCCGCCTCGGGGACGCCAAAGTCATCGTCGCCGGCGGCATGGAGAGCGCCTCGAACGTCCCCTATCTTCTGCCCAAGGCGCGCTGGGGCTATCGCATGGGCGAACAGAAAGTTCTCGACGCTCTGCACAAAGACGGCTTCTTCTGCCCCGTCGCTCAGCACCTGATGGGGGAACTGTGCGAAGAGATCGCCGCCGAGTACAAAATCTCGCGCCGGGAACAGGACGAATTCGCGCTCGCTTCTCATCAAAAGGCCGCCGCCGCTGCGGCAGCCGGACTTTTCAAGGACGAGATCGTTCCCGTCGCCGTCAAGGACAAAAAGATGGGCGAGATCGTCTGCGACACCGACGAGATCTTCCGCGCCGATACCTCGCTGGAGAAACTCGCCAAACTCCCTCCCATCTACAAAAAGGACGGCGGCACGATCACCGCCGGCAGCAGTTCGGCCCTGTGCGACAACGGCGCGATCGTCATCGTAGCCGACCGCGAATGGGCGAAAGAACGCGGCCTCGAACCGCTGGCCGAGATCCTTGGCTACAGCGTCGCGGCGCTTGACGCCGAGCGTTTCCCGCTTGGCCCCGTTGTCGCCATGCCCAAGGCGCTGTCCAAAGCCGGACTGAAACTGAGCGACATGGATCTGATCGAGATCAACGAAGCGTTTGCAGCCCAGGTCATCGCCTGTCACCGCGAAATGCCGTTCGACATGGAAAAGCTGAACGTCCACGGCGGCGCGATCGCCCTTGGGCATCCCATCGGCGCGACCGGCGCCAAGATCGCGACTACGCTGATCAACGCGCTCGGGCAGCAGGGCAAGGAGCTCGGCATCGCTTCCGCCTGCATCGGCGGCGGCCAGGGCGTGGCCATGGTGGTGCGCAGAATCTAA
- a CDS encoding endonuclease/exonuclease/phosphatase family protein: MNKTFRRALAAAFAMLLSAASAFAMTIGTFNIEFFTMSGSSEDRSQPYTPADMRELADSIRRSGADVLALQEIEGNATMRFFTATALPGWKYFGNDTDGTQDLFFLWNPSKVTLVGTPQLYYANRTGRFEGRKFKLFDRPPLVARFKDNASGNIYTLANVHLKSMTTIGKSDAEYAARYNLAKRAAQTKKLDELAQRLEKPAFILGDYNSPDPQKEVNFPLLGLRYGYSFDNWNNNLDYIGYVGIGRDKLGEVKETETRIRHRSTRRKDHPDHDIVAVEIRD, from the coding sequence GTGAACAAAACGTTCCGCCGCGCCCTGGCCGCCGCGTTCGCCATGCTTCTGAGCGCCGCTTCGGCTTTTGCCATGACGATCGGCACGTTCAACATCGAATTCTTCACCATGAGCGGTTCCAGCGAAGACCGTTCCCAGCCCTACACGCCCGCGGACATGCGCGAGCTGGCGGATTCGATCCGCCGCAGCGGCGCCGACGTGCTGGCGCTGCAGGAGATCGAGGGCAACGCCACGATGCGCTTTTTCACCGCCACGGCGCTGCCGGGCTGGAAATATTTCGGCAACGACACCGACGGCACGCAGGACCTGTTTTTCCTCTGGAACCCGTCCAAGGTCACGCTGGTCGGGACTCCGCAGCTGTATTACGCCAATCGGACGGGACGCTTCGAGGGGCGCAAGTTCAAGCTCTTCGACCGCCCGCCGCTGGTGGCCCGCTTCAAGGACAACGCCTCGGGCAATATTTACACGCTGGCAAACGTCCATCTCAAGAGCATGACCACGATCGGCAAGAGCGACGCCGAGTACGCGGCGCGTTACAACCTGGCCAAGCGCGCCGCGCAGACGAAAAAGCTCGACGAGCTGGCGCAGCGTCTGGAGAAGCCGGCGTTCATCCTCGGCGACTACAACAGTCCCGACCCGCAAAAGGAAGTGAACTTCCCGCTGCTGGGTCTGCGATACGGCTACAGCTTCGACAACTGGAACAACAATCTCGACTACATCGGCTATGTCGGCATCGGCCGCGACAAGCTAGGTGAGGTGAAGGAGACGGAGACGCGCATCCGCCACCGCTCCACGAGGCGCAAGGACCATCCCGACCACGATATCGTCGCCGTCGAGATCCGGGATTAG